Proteins co-encoded in one Micrococcales bacterium genomic window:
- a CDS encoding FAD-binding oxidoreductase, whose protein sequence is MVVSTEMVQRWGGGGHGVPLTLQEFLADRGMGGVEPRPAADLAQVPVRAARIPAEEFAALDCEVDTDDLLRLRCSGGFSFIDLCHRRWPAQQVPAVDAVVLPRDHDHVRQVLDLAFAKGWAVVPFGGGTSVVDGVDVTDRLTIGVALWAMNAVQHLDAESGEVRVQAGISGPELERWLEARGFTWGHVPQSWERATVGGYAATRSAGQTSTGYGRADATVTKLRVATPRGDFDLGRAPGTAAGPDLQELFMGSEGSLGIITEVGLRVRPLPEKKVYEGLLFPTFAAGKRAFRLLAQDRATPDVMRLSDADESAVNLAMSGVGGLKKVAFDRYTAFRKVAGGCLAIVGWEGPADLVTARRGHAHKVFRRFGAVGLGSGVGRSWEKNRFEAPYLRDDLLDAGYLVETLETANEWSQLDATYDAVHDALRGALGAPLIGTHLSHVYPTGASLYFTVICPMADDPVAQWRAAKVVATQALVDTEATITHHHAVGRDHAPWLGAEIGDSGVELLRAIKDHLDPAGIMNPGVLGL, encoded by the coding sequence ATGGTCGTGTCCACGGAGATGGTGCAGCGGTGGGGCGGCGGTGGACACGGTGTCCCGCTCACCCTGCAGGAGTTCCTGGCCGACCGCGGAATGGGTGGCGTGGAACCGCGGCCCGCTGCCGACCTGGCGCAGGTGCCGGTTCGGGCCGCCCGCATCCCGGCCGAGGAATTCGCCGCCCTGGACTGTGAGGTCGACACCGATGATCTGCTGCGCCTGCGGTGCTCCGGCGGCTTCTCCTTCATCGACTTGTGCCACCGGCGCTGGCCGGCCCAGCAGGTGCCGGCAGTCGATGCCGTAGTGCTGCCCCGCGACCACGACCATGTGCGCCAGGTACTTGATCTGGCGTTTGCGAAGGGTTGGGCAGTCGTTCCCTTCGGCGGTGGTACGAGCGTGGTGGACGGGGTCGACGTCACCGATCGTCTGACCATCGGGGTGGCGCTCTGGGCGATGAACGCAGTGCAGCACCTCGACGCGGAGTCCGGCGAGGTGCGCGTGCAGGCGGGGATCAGCGGTCCGGAACTCGAGCGCTGGCTCGAAGCGCGTGGATTCACGTGGGGTCACGTGCCCCAGTCGTGGGAACGGGCGACCGTCGGGGGATATGCGGCGACGCGCTCGGCCGGTCAGACGTCCACGGGTTATGGCCGTGCTGATGCCACGGTCACCAAGTTGCGGGTCGCAACTCCGCGTGGCGACTTTGACCTCGGGCGGGCTCCGGGCACTGCCGCCGGCCCCGACCTGCAGGAACTCTTCATGGGCAGCGAGGGCTCGTTGGGGATCATCACCGAGGTGGGACTGCGTGTGCGGCCGCTGCCGGAGAAGAAGGTGTACGAGGGATTGCTGTTCCCCACCTTCGCGGCCGGCAAACGCGCCTTCCGCCTGCTCGCCCAGGACCGCGCGACCCCGGATGTCATGCGGCTGTCCGACGCCGACGAGAGCGCGGTGAACCTGGCGATGAGCGGCGTGGGCGGGCTCAAGAAGGTGGCCTTCGACCGCTACACGGCCTTCCGCAAGGTGGCCGGCGGCTGCCTCGCCATCGTCGGCTGGGAGGGTCCCGCCGATCTGGTCACGGCCCGGCGCGGCCACGCCCACAAGGTCTTCCGCCGTTTCGGCGCGGTGGGGCTGGGCAGCGGGGTAGGCCGGTCCTGGGAGAAGAACCGGTTCGAGGCGCCCTACCTTCGTGACGACCTGCTCGACGCCGGATACCTGGTGGAGACTCTCGAGACCGCCAATGAGTGGTCGCAGCTCGACGCCACGTACGACGCGGTGCACGACGCTCTGCGAGGGGCCTTGGGTGCGCCGCTGATCGGAACGCACCTCTCGCACGTGTACCCGACCGGCGCAAGCCTGTACTTCACGGTGATCTGTCCAATGGCAGACGACCCGGTCGCGCAGTGGCGGGCTGCCAAGGTGGTTGCCACCCAGGCGCTCGTCGACACCGAGGCAACGATCACCCACCATCACGCCGTGGGCCGGGACCACGCTCCCTGGTTGGGGGCGGAGATCGGGGACTCCGGTGTGGAGTTGCTGCGGGCCATCAAGGACCATCTCGACCCCGCCGGGATCATGAACCCCGGGGTGCTCGGGCTGTAG